In Desulfovibrio sp. JC022, the following proteins share a genomic window:
- a CDS encoding HigA family addiction module antitoxin has product MHAATRKPTHPGEIIKYDYMEPLGLTVTALAAHLGISRKHLSQVLHEKTSVTPVMAIRLSRAFNTTPDLWLNLQRKRDLWEAEQNPAAFVDVTPVPGVLELG; this is encoded by the coding sequence ATGCACGCCGCTACCCGTAAGCCGACACACCCCGGCGAAATTATAAAGTATGACTACATGGAACCGTTGGGACTGACTGTAACGGCCCTTGCTGCCCATTTAGGAATCAGCCGCAAGCATCTGTCTCAAGTCCTCCATGAAAAGACCAGTGTAACCCCTGTTATGGCCATACGCCTGTCACGGGCTTTTAACACTACCCCCGACCTCTGGCTTAATCTCCAGCGCAAGCGTGATCTTTGGGAAGCTGAACAGAATCCTGCTGCATTTGTGGACGTAACCCCGGTTCCGGGAGTTTTGGAGTTGGGCTGA
- a CDS encoding type II toxin-antitoxin system RelE/ParE family toxin → MIKGFAHKGLEAFFNSGTTKGIQAKHAPKLGRMLDRLDSASDVQDMNAPGFNLHPLKGNLVNHYSVKVSGNWRLTFKFENGHAYVVNYQDYH, encoded by the coding sequence ATGATTAAAGGATTTGCCCACAAGGGCCTTGAAGCTTTTTTTAATAGCGGAACAACAAAAGGGATTCAGGCTAAACATGCGCCAAAGCTGGGCCGGATGCTTGACAGGTTGGATTCAGCCTCTGACGTTCAGGATATGAACGCTCCGGGCTTTAATCTGCATCCCTTGAAAGGAAACCTTGTAAATCATTATTCCGTAAAGGTTTCCGGCAATTGGCGATTAACGTTCAAATTTGAAAACGGCCATGCCTACGTAGTAAACTATCAAGACTACCACTAA
- a CDS encoding tyrosine-type recombinase/integrase, producing the protein MPLTATQVKNAKPKEKIYRLADQGGLCIEIKPTGKKFWRYRYRFEGKATMLGLGTYPETSLADARLAHLNAAKTLKSGRNPKKVKEAKQAETQAQNDTFELVAKMWLDKNQESWTQKTYRTNQGRLSNHVFPYLGSQPISEISPKDILRILQRIESKGTIETAHRVASLCSQVFKYAVFIDKVESDPVQIVKGALPPVTKTRKHRAALTDPREVGKLLRYIEEYTGHYIVKQALRVGMYTFTRSKEIRGMKWEEIDFERKVWRVPNDRMKMRNHHIVPLSRQVLSIFQEIKDLNTPSEYVFPSVINNSSILSENTLNTALRRMGFTKDQLCFHGFRATCTTLLYEAGWSTDLVERQLAHVQKNQVRAAYDHAQYVEERTRMMQSFSDYLDSLRDGGTVIPFKKRA; encoded by the coding sequence ATGCCCCTTACAGCCACACAGGTTAAGAACGCCAAACCTAAAGAAAAAATATACCGCCTCGCAGATCAGGGCGGTCTTTGTATCGAGATAAAACCTACAGGTAAAAAATTCTGGCGTTATCGTTATCGTTTTGAAGGCAAGGCCACTATGTTGGGTCTTGGAACCTATCCTGAAACAAGTCTGGCTGACGCCCGTCTTGCACATCTTAATGCCGCCAAGACCTTAAAGAGCGGACGGAACCCTAAAAAGGTCAAAGAAGCCAAGCAAGCCGAGACTCAAGCGCAAAATGATACTTTTGAGCTGGTAGCCAAAATGTGGCTGGACAAGAACCAAGAGTCATGGACGCAAAAGACCTACCGCACAAATCAGGGACGCCTTTCAAATCACGTTTTCCCATATTTAGGCTCTCAGCCCATTTCTGAGATTTCACCCAAGGACATACTTCGGATACTGCAACGCATTGAATCCAAAGGAACTATTGAGACAGCCCACAGGGTTGCTTCTTTGTGTTCTCAGGTTTTCAAATACGCTGTTTTCATCGATAAGGTTGAAAGTGATCCCGTACAAATCGTAAAAGGCGCGCTGCCTCCCGTCACGAAGACTCGCAAACATCGTGCGGCCCTGACCGATCCAAGAGAAGTCGGCAAGCTGTTACGCTATATTGAGGAATACACCGGACACTACATTGTGAAGCAAGCCTTGCGTGTCGGGATGTATACTTTCACCCGCTCAAAAGAAATACGCGGTATGAAATGGGAAGAAATAGACTTTGAACGCAAAGTATGGCGCGTGCCTAACGACCGCATGAAAATGCGTAACCATCATATAGTCCCTCTTTCAAGACAAGTCTTATCAATCTTTCAAGAGATTAAAGATTTAAATACCCCGTCTGAATATGTCTTTCCCAGCGTCATCAATAATTCAAGCATTCTCTCTGAGAACACACTCAATACCGCTTTGCGCCGTATGGGTTTTACAAAAGACCAGCTTTGCTTCCACGGTTTTCGAGCAACATGCACAACCCTGCTCTATGAAGCAGGATGGTCTACCGACTTGGTTGAACGCCAACTGGCACATGTCCAGAAAAACCAAGTCCGCGCAGCCTACGACCATGCTCAATACGTTGAGGAACGTACCCGAATGATGCAAAGCTTCTCAGACTACCTTGATAGTCTGCGTGACGGCGGAACTGTGATCCCGTTTAAGAAAAGAGCTTAA
- a CDS encoding methyl-accepting chemotaxis protein — MKIKLLIGVVVCAFLGALSVFAAAELVSDPGSISLVTAVVVFAVVLLGGGITVQVVAGSASNEADGIMNYLKGVSEGDFNSNRPECAESEYGRMGEQLCSTIDVLKKRIGFAEGVLNAIAEAYPFMTCDAEAKVNFVGSRLFKISGKKGKPEEYYGLTTGGYVYGDNSRKTRTDRVVSEGIRIEGETSFEGERGLHELQFSGEPFYDLDNELCGALTIYFDLTEVKQQQREIQENAERVASVAAELVDITGQVNSAAGVIASQIEEASKGAAVQSERITETASAMEEMNSTTLEVARNALDAAENATSAADNAHEGQNEGRRLVESIETMNTHATNLGTFMGDLGKQTDSVGSVITVIQDIADQTNLLALNAAIEAARAGEAGRGFAVVADEVRKLAEKTMTATDEVGKAIKAIQDGAQRSIEGVKLASDAVGQSTEIAHSSGQTLERIAEIVNGTSDQVQSIATAAEQQSATSEEINRAVDDINSIASQTAEGMHAANEASSELVRMSDELNTLIKQLSS; from the coding sequence ATGAAGATCAAATTGCTTATTGGCGTTGTGGTTTGCGCATTTTTGGGGGCGTTGTCAGTTTTTGCTGCCGCTGAACTTGTCAGTGATCCGGGATCTATTTCATTGGTCACAGCTGTTGTTGTTTTTGCAGTTGTCCTGCTGGGCGGGGGAATTACTGTTCAGGTGGTTGCCGGCAGTGCTTCTAATGAAGCGGACGGAATTATGAATTATTTAAAAGGAGTTTCTGAAGGAGATTTTAATTCCAACAGACCTGAGTGCGCTGAAAGTGAATATGGCCGCATGGGTGAACAGCTTTGCAGTACTATTGATGTTTTGAAAAAAAGGATCGGATTCGCAGAAGGTGTGCTGAATGCTATCGCAGAGGCATATCCTTTTATGACCTGTGATGCTGAAGCAAAGGTTAACTTTGTTGGTAGCAGGCTTTTCAAGATTTCAGGAAAAAAAGGTAAACCTGAAGAGTACTATGGTCTGACTACCGGCGGTTATGTTTATGGTGATAATTCTCGGAAAACACGCACTGACCGTGTTGTAAGCGAAGGTATCAGGATCGAAGGTGAAACTTCTTTTGAAGGTGAAAGAGGGCTTCATGAATTGCAGTTTTCCGGTGAGCCCTTTTATGACCTTGATAATGAGTTGTGTGGTGCATTGACTATTTATTTTGATCTCACTGAGGTGAAACAGCAACAGCGGGAGATTCAGGAAAACGCCGAGCGCGTAGCAAGTGTTGCCGCTGAACTCGTAGATATAACAGGACAGGTCAATTCCGCTGCCGGGGTAATTGCTTCCCAGATTGAAGAGGCTTCTAAGGGGGCTGCTGTACAGTCTGAGCGAATTACCGAAACTGCTTCAGCCATGGAAGAGATGAACAGCACCACCCTTGAGGTTGCGCGTAATGCCCTTGATGCTGCTGAAAATGCTACCTCCGCTGCGGATAATGCTCACGAAGGGCAGAATGAAGGCCGCAGACTTGTCGAATCCATAGAAACCATGAATACACATGCTACCAATCTTGGTACCTTTATGGGGGATCTGGGTAAGCAGACTGATTCTGTGGGCAGTGTTATCACAGTTATTCAGGATATTGCCGATCAGACTAACTTACTTGCTTTAAACGCTGCGATCGAGGCTGCCCGTGCCGGTGAGGCTGGGCGCGGATTTGCAGTTGTTGCTGATGAAGTCCGCAAGCTTGCGGAAAAGACCATGACCGCCACCGATGAAGTGGGTAAGGCGATCAAGGCAATTCAGGATGGAGCGCAACGTTCCATTGAAGGTGTTAAGCTTGCAAGTGATGCCGTGGGGCAGTCAACTGAAATTGCACATAGCTCCGGGCAGACTCTTGAAAGAATCGCTGAAATAGTGAACGGTACTTCTGATCAGGTTCAGTCCATAGCCACAGCTGCTGAGCAGCAGTCTGCCACCAGTGAGGAGATTAACCGGGCAGTTGATGACATCAATTCCATTGCCTCACAGACGGCGGAAGGCATGCATGCCGCCAATGAAGCCAGTTCCGAGTTGGTCAGGATGAGTGATGAACTTAACACTTTGATTAAACAACTTTCTTCCTAG
- a CDS encoding Sbal_3080 family lipoprotein codes for MQNFKLFWVFMILGLSAGCTSIEVVNEPVPEILEADKVCIIVHDDTRETFKTTLKEWLREQGITPDIYPQDSSEDVCEWTLKYEGRWSWIVALYLADAKITAYNDGYEAGRAWLEVGKWDGHKWEDGKGRIYKLMDMLSGKVDHYELPMKNKDLEK; via the coding sequence GTGCAGAATTTTAAGTTGTTTTGGGTTTTTATGATTTTAGGCCTTTCGGCAGGGTGCACCTCCATTGAAGTTGTTAACGAACCTGTTCCTGAGATTCTTGAGGCTGATAAAGTTTGCATCATAGTGCATGATGATACTAGAGAAACGTTTAAAACAACGCTTAAAGAATGGTTAAGAGAGCAGGGAATAACCCCGGACATTTATCCTCAAGACAGTTCTGAGGATGTTTGTGAATGGACATTAAAATATGAGGGGCGGTGGTCGTGGATCGTTGCTCTGTATTTAGCTGATGCAAAGATTACAGCTTATAATGATGGATATGAAGCCGGGCGCGCTTGGCTGGAAGTAGGGAAATGGGATGGCCACAAATGGGAAGACGGGAAAGGGCGTATCTACAAATTGATGGATATGCTTTCCGGTAAAGTGGACCATTACGAGCTGCCCATGAAAAATAAGGATTTGGAAAAATAA